A stretch of Rhododendron vialii isolate Sample 1 chromosome 4a, ASM3025357v1 DNA encodes these proteins:
- the LOC131323854 gene encoding uncharacterized protein LOC131323854 yields the protein MGVGGCPLDAIHGEGFSQDSGWHCSAVAVPTGGSGSYYMASALDIYKICTIYIEMIERMAIQKQKSASRLAATVQRGVDIISTSDEPQFHRELRKKPAQKKPVQGPAQKKRIGATTFRAAESEEEEDEDEEEEERSPFSSGSDNSADYPKYKMDPREREDDYEEDDDEDLFDD from the exons ATGGGCGTGGGAGGCTGCCCGCTTGATGCGATCCATGGAGAAGGATTTTCACAAGATAGCGGGTGGCACTGCTCTGCAGTTGCAGTACCCACCGGCGGCTCCGGCTCCTACTATATGGCCTCAG CATtagatatatacaaaatatgcacaatatatattgaaatgattgaaagaaTGGCAAT CCAGAAACAAAAAAGCGCTTCACGACTAGCGGCCACTGTGCAAAGAGGAGTAGATATTATCTCGACTAGCGACGAGCCACAGTTTCACAGAGAACTGAGGAAGAAGCCAGCGCAGAAGAAACCAGTGCAGGGGCCGGCTCAGAAGAAAAGAATAGGAGCCACCACTTTTCGAGCTGCGGAGAGcgaggaggaagaagatgaagatgaagaggaagaggagcgTTCGCCTTTTAGTAGCGGCTCCGACAACTCCGCCGATTATCCCAAGTATAAGATGgatccaagagagagagaagacgatTACGAGGAGGATGAcgacgaggacctttttgatgactga